A genomic segment from Phragmites australis chromosome 6, lpPhrAust1.1, whole genome shotgun sequence encodes:
- the LOC133922338 gene encoding probable inactive dual specificity protein phosphatase-like At4g18593 — translation MEMETSQMPESGVQWKPGSEVDQNPVDHGVNPEKEPNEMPESEVNEEPVETCQNTVVETDIIPEKQADLEARLEVNQKPMETCQEKVAETDVNPEKQTSDPGVIYRCKRCRRMVATQEFIVAHEVGEGEESFKTRKRFHVDVDDKQPECMCIFVEPMKWMQHVEEGYVSHKLYCMGCKALLGQFNWAGMQCTCGTWVIPAFQLTKSKIDECSM, via the exons ATG GAGATGGAAACCAGTCAGATGCCAGAATCGGGAGTCCAATGGAAGCCAGGATCAGAGGTTGATCAAAATCCTGTAGATCATGGTGTGAACCCAGAAAAGGAACCTAATGAGATGCCAGAATCCGAGGTCAATGAAGAGCCTGTGGAAACATGCCAGAACACAGTTGTGGAAACTGATATTATCCCAGAAAAGCAAGCTGATCTGGAGGCAAGATTGGAGGTTAATCAAAAGCCCATGGAAACATGCCAGGAGAAAGTTGCGGAAACTGATGTTAACCCAGAAAAGCAAACTTCTGATCCAGGTGTTATTTACCGCTGCAAAAGGTGTCGGAGAATGGTGGCAACTCAAGAGTTTATTGTTGCCCATGAAGTAGGTGAGGGTGAGGAGAGTTTCAAAACGCGCAAAAGGTTCCATGTGGATGTGGATGACAAGCAACCTGAATGTATGTGCATCTTTGTGGAGCCAATGAAATGGATGCAGCATG TGGAGGAAGGATATGTTTCACATAAGCTCTATTGCATGGGATGCAAAGCTCTACTGGGGCAGTTCAACTGGGCTGGCATGCAGTGCACCTGCGGTACCTGGGTGATTCCAGCTTTCCAGCTAACCAAAAGCAAGATCGACGAATGCTCGATGTAA
- the LOC133923180 gene encoding embryonic protein DC-8-like, protein MASHQETRKQTTKGREEEGQDQAMSLEEIGKYRTEAQQRSTDAIRAAEGRFNKANKAEHGGTKGAVAVAQQAPGATTVVSYQETMKQPAKQGESQGMGQGTEAKQWLADASSEARERCNRALGTSPAAAHDGKGAEAAHAPAAAAPLQQAKKSSTEQEGGQACSHLTRQEEMGRHGGEAHKSSAAGEKHDKGTEAGAAAGHGTEGTATNPLGATADYAAAKGTEAKDAGARGAQATEEKTKEAAGTAVDYTKQATAKAKDVTASAAGTTIEYAKQVASKAKDVTLSTGGTAAEYAKQAAVKGKDVTLSTGGTAAEYAKQAAVKGKDVTLSTGATAAEYAKQAAVKGKDVTLSTGETAAGYAKAATEKAKEAAVATAKTTAGYTQQAAVKATDVTVSTGAQVAQKAKEVTADTAHRVAEYAKEKAEQGKESAARAADKAEEPGYDATTHAKDSASQTAEKARDMTGQHKDRAKDSVGDMTRKAEGKAEETEDKMKDTAGSMAQKASDTAGRAKDTAKDAAGDMTQRSKDAAAQARDKAKDTTSHAEQKAGEAKDSATETGKTGAGGVTTKAKEAAGGDEDTTIVGDVLEAVGATVVGLAQHTKGIVAGEEELVPLEGEEGKVTGAKEEKRKSP, encoded by the exons ATGGCGTCGCATCAAGAAACCAGGAAGCAGACCACGAAGGGCCGAGAGGAGGAAGGTCAAGACCAAGCGATGAGCCTAGAGGAGATCGGCAAGTACCGCACCGAGGCGCAGCAGCGCTCCACGGACGCCATCCGCGCGGCCGAGGGGCGGTTTAACAAGGCAAACAAGGCTGAGCATGGCGGCACCAAGGGAGCGGTGGCCGTGGCCCAGCAGGCGCCCGGCGCCACCACGGTGGTGTCGTATCAGGAGACAATGAAGCAGCCCGCGAAGCAGGGGGAAAGCCAGGGGATGGGCCAGGGCACCGAGGCGAAGCAGTGGCTGGCGGACGCCTCCAGCGAAGCCAGGGAGCGGTGCAACCGGGCCCTGGGGACGAGCCCGGCCGCGGCGCACGACGGCAAGGGGGCGGAGGCGGCCCACGCGCCGGCAGCCGCGGCTCCACTCCAACAAGCCAAGAAGTCGTCCACGGAGCAGGAGGGTGGTCAAGCCTGCAGCCATCTGACGAGGCAGGAGGAGATGGGGAGGCACGGCGGCGAGGCGCACAAGAGCTCGGCCGCGGGAGAGAAGCATGATAAGGGCACGGAGGCCGGCGCTGCAGCCGGACACGGAACGGAAGGCACGGCCACGAACCCGCTTGGCGCTACGGCGGACTACGCCGCGGCAAAGGGCACCGAGGCCAAGGACGCCGGGGCGCGCGGCGCGCAGGCCACCGAGGAGAAGACCAAGGAGGCCGCGGGGACCGCCGTGGACTACACCAAGCAGGCGACCGCGAAGGCGAAGGACGTCACTGCCAGTGCGGCGGGGACGACCATAGAGTACGCGAAGCAGGTCGCCTCGAAGGCCAAGGACGTCACTCTGAGCACAGGCGGGACGGCCGCGGAGTACGCGAAGCAGGCGGCAGTGAAGGGCAAGGATGTCACGCTGAGTACCGGCGGGACGGCCGCGGAGTACGCGAAGCAGGCGGCGGTGAAGGGCAAGGACGTCACGCTGAGCACGGGCGCGACGGCCGCGGAGTACGCGAAGCAGGCGGCGGTGAAGGGCAAGGACGTCACGCTGAGCACGGGCGAGACGGCCGCGGGGTACGCCAAGGCCGCCACCGAGAAGGcgaaggaggcggcggtcgcgACGGCAAAGACGACGGCCGGGTACACGCAGCAGGCGGCGGTGAAGGCCACGGACGTTACGGTGTCCACCGGAGCGCAGGTGGCGCAGAAGGCGAAGGAGGTGACGGCGGACACCGCGCACAGGGTGGCGGAGTACGCGAAGGAGAAGGCAGAGCAAGGCAAGGAGAGCGCGGCCCGCGCCGCCGACAAAGCGGAGGAGCCGGGCTATGACGCGACCACGCACGCCAAGGACTCAGCCTCACAGACGGCGGAGAAGGCCCGCGACATGACCGGACAACACAAAGACAGGGCCAAGGACAGCGTCGGAGACATGACGCGCAAGGCAGAGGGCAAGGCCGAAGAGACCgaggacaagatgaaggacacgGCTGGATCCATGGCGCAAAAGGCGAGCGACACCGCCGGACGTGCCAAGGACACAGCAAAAGACGCGGCTGGCGACATGACGCAGAGGTCGAAGGACGCCGCTGCCCAGGCCAGAGACAAGGCCAAGGACACTACCTCACACGCAGAACAGAAAGCAGGTGAAGCGAAGGACAGCGCGACGGAGACGGGCAAGACCGGCGCCGGAGGCGTGACGACGAAGGCGAAG GAGGCGGCTGGTGGCGACGAGGACACGACGATAGTGGGCGACGTCCTGGAGGCGGTGGGCGCGACCGTGGTCGGGTTAGCGCAGCACACCAAGGGAAtcgtcgccggcgaggaggAACTGGTCCCTCTCGAAGGCGAGGAGGGGAAGGTCACCGGAGCGAAAGAAGAGAAGCGCAAGTCCCCTTGA